Genomic segment of Eupeodes corollae chromosome 2, idEupCoro1.1, whole genome shotgun sequence:
TTCATCATTTCTatgtattattctttttataggaaattctaTCAGACCTCCAAAAACAGGCCCCAAAAGTCGGTGAAGATAAACTCAAATCCTTGATATCTTTTGGTCTGGCAGTGCATTCAGCTGATTCATCAGTGAATCTACCCGATTTTCCTCTGGACAATCTTAACTTGGTGGCTAAAATGATGGTAAATTCTCCTCGTTGACACATCTAAGCATTTAAGGATAATTCAAAATAACATTTCACAGAATAGCAATCCTTCGTTGAGTGTACACGAGTGTATTTGCGCCCTCTATCCATATCAAACAACACTAAAGAAGGAAACCAACGACCGGGTTATGAATCTTCttgattcatttaaaatttccaataaacaaaatcaaaatgtcaaGGAAATAAAAGTGACTAAAAGTTCAGGTGATAGCGTCCATCTGAGTATTGATGGTGTGAGTCTTTCCGTGCCAGGAGGCCACAAGCCTCATGAATTCAAGGGTTTTGTTGATTTGGATCATCAACGAGGTATTCTTTCGTCATTGATACAAAAGTATGCTGTGGGTGATGTTTGTTTGATTGGTAAGTCTTCAACTAATTGAGAGAAAGAAACCAAAACAAGTTATaacacatattttttgtatgcaggACAAAAAGGCGTTGGCAAGGCTACTCTGACGAATCAACTTCTGCACCTACTTAATCAGTCTGTAGAACCGATGGTACTCTATGAGGATATGACCTCAAGAGACTTGGTTCAACAGAGAATCACGACAGCTGAGGGAGATACTGTTTGGCGTGATTCTCCACTAGTTAGAGCTGCTAAAACCGGCTCCGTTGCAATATTAAATGGTGTCCAAAGATTGCACAAGAGCACTGCATCCGTGTTGCAAAGGTTTTAAAGAATTCTTATCCCCATATCTCCTAtacattttcagtttttattttccagacTCATTCATGATCGTGAATTACAACTTTGCGATGGAACTACAATGTTGCGAAGTGACCGCTATGAGGCACTTCTCGCCCAAGGTCTAACCCCAGCCGATCtaacgaacaaaaatattcttaaaattcacGATTCATTCCGATTGATAGCTTTAGCTGAACCACCAAACCTCAACTCTAGCGGCCAAAATTGGCTGACTCCAGAGATGCTCAGTTTATTCCTGTTTCAAGAAGTTCGTCCACTCCATCAGAGTGAGGAATACGAGATCATTAGTAAATTGTATGGCAACATCGATGAAAACATTCACAAAATCATCAAACTCTCGCATATTCTTCGTGAAGCCTCCGACCCAGTTTTAAAAGATCTAGCTGGAACGCTATCGACGAGACAGCTCCTTAAGATTGCTCGTCGAATGTCCATCTATCCCACAGATGATCATGTAAAAAATCCACTGAATTCGATATACGATATAATTCAGAATACATTCCTGGCGAAATTTTTGCCGGCTCTTCCGCGGTCTGCATTGGAGAATGCCATCCGGGAAGCAGGTATCAAGAAGCCCAAGCGCACTTCCTCGGGGCAGAAACGATCCATAAGCGTAGATGGAGATGTCTTGCGAATTGGGAAAACCGAAATGAAATTAATCGCCACTGAGGACGAAAGTAAGATCCCCAGTACTCTGTTCTACGATGTCCCACAGCATATTGAGTTGCTCGAGAGACTGCTTCAGGACTTTCTGATAGGGGATCATCTTCTGTTGGTTGGTAATCAGGGTGTAGGAAAGAACAAGCTCATTGACAAGCTCCTGCAACTCATGAACAAGCCACGAGAGTATCTGCAGTTGCACAGGGACACCACAGTGCACAGTTTGACTGTCCAGTCGACCCTGCGCGACGGACAAGTCGTTTACGAAGATAGTCCTCTCGTTAAGGCCGTTAAAAATGGCAACATTCTGGTCATTGATGAGGCCGATAAGGCTCCAGTGAATGTAACTTGTATCCTCCGAACTCTTGTGGAGAATGGTGAGATGATTTTGTCTGATGGAAGGAAGATAGTGCCTGCTGGGAGAGGATCAAATGAGTACGGAATCATAGAATCCCATCCCAACTTCAGAGTGATTGTTCTGGCTAATAGACCTGGTTTTCCCTTCCTGGGCAATGACTTCTTCGCATCTCTTGGAGATGTGTTTAGCTGCCATGCTGTGGATAATCCTTCTCCGGAGTCTGAGATATTCCTGCTTCAACAGTATGGCCCCTCTGTGTCGAAAAAGACTCTTTCAACTCTTGTGAACGCTTTTGGTGAATTAAGGAACATGGCTGATGAGGGTCTGCTGAACTACCCCTATTCCACTCGAGAAGTGGTGAATATTGTCAAGCATTTAGAGAGGTTTCCCAATGAATCTATGTCGGAGTTAATTGGAAATGTTCTCGATTTTGATCGATACTCGCCAGAAGCTTTGGAACAAGTTACCACCGTTCTGGCCAAACATGGTCTGCAAATTGAATCCTACGCCAAGAATGAACTGTTTGCTTTGCGAAAGAAGAAAGAACTCCAATTGACAGTGAATCGCACGAGTGGCTTGGGTGTGTCTGGTCCTAAATATGGAAAAGTCGATCCTAAGAATGAGCCTCATGTTGGTGGAAACACGTGGGCTGGTGGTTCTGGAGGACGTGACACAGCTGGATTGGGTGGAAAAGGTGGACCTTTTCGTCTAGATGCCGGACACAAAGTTCATCAGTTATCGGACGAGGAAAAGGATTCTGTTCCGGAGGAAGTTAAACGAGCTGCCAGAGAGATGA
This window contains:
- the LOC129945406 gene encoding von Willebrand factor A domain-containing protein 8, yielding MLIPSRFMSHSGRLFTSIHKYNVNSYKSLLFSTKAKTVEGQITIGDVTKDIQTPANPELVPIKYVQYNKDGSIQLTQSALHHLRWMLQKDSLKQDMFLLGYPGPLRRNIAMQFSELTQREMEYIALSRDTTESDLKQRREIKNKGAVYFDQCAVRAALNGRLLILDGVEHTERNVLPILNNLLENREMHLENGKFLMAPERYDTLLKTYSEEQLKEWGLLRVSENFRVVALGLPTQKYKGTPLDPPLRSRFQSRNVTHFTFEEILSDLQKQAPKVGEDKLKSLISFGLAVHSADSSVNLPDFPLDNLNLVAKMMNSNPSLSVHECICALYPYQTTLKKETNDRVMNLLDSFKISNKQNQNVKEIKVTKSSGDSVHLSIDGVSLSVPGGHKPHEFKGFVDLDHQRGILSSLIQKYAVGDVCLIGQKGVGKATLTNQLLHLLNQSVEPMVLYEDMTSRDLVQQRITTAEGDTVWRDSPLVRAAKTGSVAILNGVQRLHKSTASVLQRLIHDRELQLCDGTTMLRSDRYEALLAQGLTPADLTNKNILKIHDSFRLIALAEPPNLNSSGQNWLTPEMLSLFLFQEVRPLHQSEEYEIISKLYGNIDENIHKIIKLSHILREASDPVLKDLAGTLSTRQLLKIARRMSIYPTDDHVKNPLNSIYDIIQNTFLAKFLPALPRSALENAIREAGIKKPKRTSSGQKRSISVDGDVLRIGKTEMKLIATEDESKIPSTLFYDVPQHIELLERLLQDFLIGDHLLLVGNQGVGKNKLIDKLLQLMNKPREYLQLHRDTTVHSLTVQSTLRDGQVVYEDSPLVKAVKNGNILVIDEADKAPVNVTCILRTLVENGEMILSDGRKIVPAGRGSNEYGIIESHPNFRVIVLANRPGFPFLGNDFFASLGDVFSCHAVDNPSPESEIFLLQQYGPSVSKKTLSTLVNAFGELRNMADEGLLNYPYSTREVVNIVKHLERFPNESMSELIGNVLDFDRYSPEALEQVTTVLAKHGLQIESYAKNELFALRKKKELQLTVNRTSGLGVSGPKYGKVDPKNEPHVGGNTWAGGSGGRDTAGLGGKGGPFRLDAGHKVHQLSDEEKDSVPEEVKRAAREMNRKAFEQKLKDIKMSEHDYNMYAQFSAPIRKQVQQLKAIMDALQTKSKERQWQKYQTHGELDDTRLIEGITGEKNIYRRRAEANPWADHVQEKPNRLKLVVDVSGSMYRFNGYDQRLDRELEAVVMVMEAFEGYEKKIFYDIIGHSGEGWDVPFVVAGKPPATDKERLQTLQMMHAHSQFCWSGDNTVKATKEAVESLAEEDYDNSIVIVLSDANLSRYGIHPKELANALKKGDPKVRGHVIFIGSLEEEADFINAQMPAGHSYVCMDLSTLPQILKQIFTSSLM